A region of the Canis lupus dingo isolate Sandy chromosome 8, ASM325472v2, whole genome shotgun sequence genome:
tcactttttggaTATTGTTCTTAGAGACACACAAGTTTTTAATCTattaaatctgttatttttttctattgcttgtgcttttggtgtcatatctaagaaactattGCCAAACCCAGTGTTATTCAGCTTTTGccctattttcttctaagaattttatagttttaggtcttatttatgtttaggtcttttgacccattttgagttaattttgtatattgtgtgaggtaggggtccaacttcactgttttgcatgtggatattcagttgtCCAAGCTACTATTTGGTAAGACCATTCTTTTCCTGCTGAATAGTCTTGGCTCATGTAAAAATGTTGTAAGATGATAGCATACACAGCAGTATTCCACATAAAAAAAGATACACCTAAAGCTTTGGGATCcaaaaaatttgaaaggaaagaatgaaagctaTTCTAACTGAAACAAAGTTGGTATGGCTCTATACTATCATACAAAAGAGACTgtatggaccaaaaaaaaaaaaaaaaattactggagaTAAAATAGGAAACTACATCATCATAAATGGCTCAATTTACTAGAAAGTGTAAGTTTAAGCTTATATGTGTCTACTTTTAGGTTCAAAATATAAAGAGCATAATGACAGAACAAATCCACCATCATAGTAGGAGATCTGAACATCTCTCTCAGTCATCGATGATGGtgtaaacacacaaaaaatattagTAAGGATATAGAATATCCAAAGAAAACTATTAACAATCTAATTCTCATATATAGAAGACAATCAGACAACTgcaaaaaaagtcttttcaagggatccctgggtggcgcagcggtttagcacctgcctttggcccagggtgcaatcctggagacccgggatcgaataccacgtcgggctcccggtgcatggagcctgcttctccctctgcctatgtctctgcctctctctatctctctgtgtgactatcataaataaataaaaaaataaaaatttttaaaaaaaagtcttttcaagtATACAGGAAGCATACGCAACACTGACCGCATAGAGCAAGTCTCAATCAATTTCAAAGGATGCATACATCACAAAGATCATATTCTCtacaaataaaattgttaagtcagaacaaaaattaatgaaatagaaattacagAATAAAGCTATAAgttaattattaaaaacattaatgaaatCAACATACCTCTTGCAAgactcaacaaaaaaaaaagagcaagaaggcagaaaaaatatcagaaatgagaatttaaaaaaggaatgactaCAAGTGATTCTGGAATCAAAAAGATGATTATCATTAACTTTATGTTAATTTCAAAATCTACATATATAGTCCTAGAATAATAAAACTTATCCAAATTGTctcaaaaagaaacaatactTGAACAGAGTAAGGACATTACCAGAATCAGATATTCTTAGCAGCATACTTTAACAAATATTCCCAGAATTaagtatatcttaaaaaaaaaaaaagtccaatgaAGACAGAACACTTGccaatatttttataatgctaTCATAAACCTGAAAACCTAGTACGAGTATGAGAACAGAAAATCACAGACAGTACATGAATATACAGGAAAAGTCCTAAACAAAGTGAATTCAGCAATTTATAAAAAGAGTAATACAGAATGACTAAGTAGTGCTATCCAACAAATACAAAAGTGGTTATAAGTAGAAAACCAACTAACACAATTAGGTATTAAATAACACATTAAGGATAAGAAATTGTATGATTATCTAACAGTTGCAgaaagtatttaacaaaattcaacattcatttagattttaaaaatcaaagcaaagctCTTAGTTAATTTGAATAAAGGGAACTTCTTTAACCTGATAAAAAGATGTTCATAAAAAGCCTATAgtaaacattatatttaatagtGAATCACAGAAGGGCCCCTAAGAACAAGGTAAGGGTGCCTGGTATTTCTAATCAATATTGTTCCAGAAGGCTGAGCCAATGAAGCAAGAAAAGCAGTCATTTTTAATATCTGATTGCCtatagaaaacatgaaagaatcaAAGATGCTAAATCTCATTAGTattcaaattaaaactaaatggaAACACCATTTTCTATCTATCAGACCTGCAAAAATTAAGAAGCTTGACAATATCAAGTATCAGTGAAGACATATTAGCACAATAGTTTGGCATTTTATTGTAAAGTTGAAAATATGGATGCCTTAGAATCCAGTAATTCAATGGTTAGGTATAACCCTTAAAAGAAAGTTATGCATATGTGTCCCCAGAAAACATACTCCAAAATATGTTATAACCGTTAAGagtaaacaaatagaaacaaccctaatgcccatcacatcattaaaaaaaaaaaaaaatggagaaaccaAATATGGTATATTCAATAGTGAAAATAATTACAGTATATGCAACTGAGATGAACCTCAGAAATAGTATTCTAAGGGATaaaaaaagcaatcaacatgcagaagaataacaGAATTATcccatttgttttataaatgggCATTCAAAACTAAACATTGCTCTTCAGGAATATAAATACAGATAGTAAACATAAAGGCAAGTTAATGATAAACACAGAATTCATAAGCATGGTTACTCTGATGACAGGAGGAGGATGGGGATTGGGGCAAGGTACTCAGGgtactttaataaaataatgggattgttatatgtattttaaagattttatttatttatctatttagagGGAGCATTCAGGAGCAGgggtaggggaagagggaaatggagagacaatctcaaaagcaaactctgcactgagtgtggagcttgatgtggggctccatcctacaaccctgagatcatgacctgggccaaaatcaaaagtaggaccttaactgaccgagccacccagtgccccataATGGGATTACTTTTAACTAGATATGGACTTAAGGGTGTTttgatcttaaaatattttttattcatttgtatttattcaatatttagtAAAACAATACTTAAGAACATTAGATATAAAGAACTTTGTACTAAGATAAAATTACATCTTAAGTTGTAGAAAGCATTGAACAAAAACTATGGTTAAGACAAACATATTGAACACAAGTAACTAAGCAGGAACACTGAGGAAaacaaagatatatttatatgcttCTAGAAATATATAAGGATGAATAACAAAGGATGGTTTGCTTAACTCATGACAGGGACTAGGAGTAGATAAAGTGTTGTAAGGAACTGGTACAGAATACAGACCAAAAGAAAGTTATTCATGAATAAGTCTGTCACATTTAGCTTTTTCCTCAAGTGTCCTCTCTTCCCAGATGTTGCtgtatcttttttaattattgaagcaAACAACCTCATTTTATCTACCAATGTCTTGTGTTTGAATCACAGCATGAATGCATAAGCCAGAAAATTAGAATTACTTGCATTGTGTCCACCCCCTTTATAAATACAACTCaattcaatatacatttattttttattaccagGTATATGAAACAGTATTCTATGATGATAAGTACAACCAGAACCATCTAAAAACCTTACTAGGTTACAACAATCCAACTTCGTATTTAAaatcctatattaaaaaaaaatttaaaaaaaaataaaataaaatcctatattGTGTAACACCTTAATAGCCtctgaaaaaatagaatataattcaTCAGTTTGGCACCAAGTAAAAGAAATGATTGAGTAGTTTCTCATTTCAAGTCTTTGACTATAAACTTACTTCTTCTACCTGCCCATCTTCAGCTccatctttctctttgtcttcttcttcctcatcATCATagtcttcttcttcatcttcatcttcttcagaTGATGTGTCCCCAGTTCCATCAACCTGTAGCACCAGCGGAGCCTGTGGCTGAGCAGGCTGGGTCTGTGGCTGCTGTTGGCCAGTTGCAGTTATCTGTGCTTGTGCCGGTGTAGGGGCAGCCACTGTTGTAGGTATAACTTGAGTCTTATTTCCTGTAAATAAGATTTGCTGTGGCTGAATGATGACACCTGTCTGTGGTGAAATCCCTCCAGGAAGAGGGGCCAGTACCTGAGGCAAAAGAAACCCATATTAGAAACTAGTTAAGAGGAACAGTAGGCTCAGTTTCATGATATAATATGAAGAAACAGGCATAAATGCTGAAGAATCACGAAAAATGGCCACATCTCTTTCAGTTAAAACCACCAAAGCATAAAAGGAATGTTTAACTAGTATACTgatcctattttcattttacctttcaaagttcttaaggaaaaaaaagattttctgaaaataattatttattgagcacttgttaTGTACATGGAAAATTCCAAACCAAGAGTTACAcatatgattcatttatttccttgatgtATGAACAGGTTACTTGCCAAGCTCATAGTCACTATGATGTGAAATTTTAACCCACGCTTTCTGATTTTTGCTGTAATTATTATGTTACACTGCCTCCCTGTGGAAATCATTGCACTGAAAATGTGAAGTCTTGGGTCCTAGTTTTGTCTCAGATCCCAGACTGAGATGTAGCAGAGGCATGTCATTTAACCTCCCTTGGCTTTTGCCACTTCACTGTTAGACTAGAATCAATGGTTCTCAACCCTGACTAAAAATTACAACCATCTGGTAGCTTAAAAATACTGGTACTTGGACCCACAATATTCTGATTTAATTCATGTGAGATGAAatctaatcatttattttttaattttttaaaaagattttatttatttatttgacagagagaatgctCGCACACATATGCGCACAAGcgtggggagtggcaggcagaggaagaagcaggctcccaatgcaggactcaacccaggactttgggaccatgacctgagccacatgCCACTGAAATCTAATCATTAAAAGcttccccagggatccctgggtggcgcagcggtttggcgcctgcctttggcccagggcgcgatcctggagacccgggatcgaatcccacgtcaggctcccggtgcatggagcctgcttctccctctgcctgtgtctctgcctctctctctctctctctgactatcataaatcaataaaaattaaaaaaaatataaataaataaataaataaataaataaataaagcttccCCAGCTGATTCTAACCATCCAACTACACCAGATCAGATGATTTCTATAGTTCCTTTCAGCTTTTATAGCTAGAATTCTAAAGTAAACCATAACTCAAAAAGTACAtactaacaaatatatattttacaataaatatatttatatgtattaataagttaataaataaaaagagaatacctagttataaaaaaaacagcaaatggcAATTACTTGCCTTTAGGTTCAAGAAACGCAAAATAAGACAGTATTTTGTTTAAGAAGTTTACGGATTAATGGTGCAATAGACAAAACAGTAACACAACTCAAAAGGTAAAAGGTGTAATACAAGTATGATATGGTGCTCTGAAAACAGGAGAGAGGACTAAATTCAGCTTGAGGGACAAGGTATGGTCAGGGAAGCCTTCTTAGTAGGTAATACTTGTGTTCTTTTGTGCTTGGAAGATTAGCCAGGCTTTTCCATTCGGtggcatgtatgtatgtatgtgtttgtttatttgtttgtttatttatttattatgatagacacagagagagagacagaggcagagacacaggaggagggagaagcaggctccatgccgggagcccgacgcgggactcgatcccgggactccaggaccatgccttgggccaaaggcaggagccaaaccactgagccacccagggatcccgatcccCTCGGTGGCTTTGTTTGATGGGAGTAAAGAGAGCTGCTAGAAGAAGACCAAATGACATTCTAAGTAGAAGAATAACATCAAGTGAACATCTGGGAAGCTGTAAACTGACTAGATAAATGCTTCTCCGATCTTATCTCTATCATCATACTATAACATGaacattacatatttatatgtctccttttttaaagtacctaaattctttaataaataaccatttctctttcctctttgtcCTTACAGGACAAGAGCTTAACAGTCAGCACAGAGGTAGGTTTACAAGTATTTAAAAGTTTAGCTGATCTAAACAGCAGCTGAAGCAGATAACTGGAAGCATGACAAGAATTAAAgctgaagagattaaaaaataagatccacAAAAAACAAAGATCCTATTAACCATGCTGAGGAGTTTAGACTTTTTCCAATAGGCAATGGGGAAGtcactaaaaaaatttaagatttttagaatAACTATAAAATAGAGTAACAAGTTAGGAAGCCCAAGATTAGAGTAAGGAAAATCAATTGAGAGAATAATATATGGtactttatatatacaaatacacacacattaacattatatatatagtaatatatactattgagagaataataatagtattttaagtAGGAAATTACGAAAGCATGAACTTAGAAAATGATGAGAGTCTAAGAAAACTAGTTTCCAATATTAAGGAACTGCAAACATGTTAAAACTGCAGTCTGAAAGAAAGGAACTATTAAGAATTGGTAGGATTTCATGGTACTTTGCAATATTAAAGGTAAGGGAAGTGGGGGTTCCCACACACCCACTTTCAGAAAATGCATAAGCTTCATGAAACTAGATTCATGTCTTCCATGTTCATTCCTAAATCTCTAGTCCCTTGCAAAGACCCTGACACATAGCCAACACAGTattaaatacttgttgaatgaacgCAATACTTGGAGGCTTAGGAGGCTGCATCAAGTGTGATGCCACTGATAGAAAAGCACGTTCAGAGGGATAATGAAAGATAAGCAGGGATAACAACAATTTAGTCTTAAATATATTGAATGTAAAGTTAAGCTGTGACGCATGCAGGAGGAATTTACAATGACAGGATGTACAGCATTGGGGAACAGTCTAAGAGTTCATATAAAGCcatgggaaaggggaaggaaatcTCCCAGAGTTcacacagaagaagaaaaaagaaccccaTCATGATGCTCataatttattattctattaCCTGTTGTATAACAGGAGCCTGTACTCCACCAGGCTGCATTTGTGGTATAACTTGTTGTTGAAGAACCACTGACTGCTGAGGCTGAAAGATATACTGGGCACCATTGGCTGCTCTGACTACTTGAAGAAGCTGGCCTGAAGCAAAAAGTATACATTACAAGTTACCATTTTAGCAGTGAccatctcaaaataaatgaattcataatgAATGTCAAGCCACCAAAATGCCCTGGAAATGATCAAGCAAGAAGTCTAGCAATTAAAGGCTCCCATACACAGTAAACCATAATCCTTACCTTCTCTTACTTCCCTCCATTGTTCAAATACAttgcttaaaatgtttttccttactTGCTATCCTTAGAAAGCtcttttccaataaaattttaacaacaGATAATGAGAATTGATTAGAAGTTTAAGTTATCTTTATTAACATGTTAGGAGTCATGCAAAAGCAGCTAAGTAAGATCAGATGTTTCAGgagctgtttctttttaaagctttaaagaCATGAAAGTATAAACAGTTCATTAATACCTTGAGCCAGAGCACACGGTACTTAGCTTCAAAAtgcttaacaaaaagaaaatgctgagCCAATTACCATTGCCACATAATACTAAGTATATGCCTGGCTTAAACATAGAGAAGTGAATCCCTCTCTTTGTTGTCTTAGATGATGCAGAAtcttcaattaattaaaaagcaacaattatatattaataaaatatgtagcaAGATAAACCTCTAGTTAGTGCTttacaaatttagaattttattaacgagacgcctgggtggctcagtagtttagctcACGGctcctctggctcagggcgtggtcccagaatcgggggatcgagtcccacatcgggctctctgcatgaagcctgcttctcctccctcagtCTATgtcactgtctctttctctgtctctcatgaataaatacaatcttaaaaaaaaaaaaaacttataaaaaataattttgttaacaaaataacaagaaattCTCTAATTAAAATTACAACTTAAAAGCCACATAAATTCTTCCAACATTAATATGCCAAAAAATCACAAGTAAATTTTGTCTGTCTATGCAGAGATAGTACATAAAACAGAATGCAATAAAGTATTATAGGATTTAGTCTGATATCACAAATTCATTCAAATGAGTCAAGTTGTTTGGCAGGTTAAATGTGTTTAGCAAAAATCTATGTAAGTAAGTATTTCTATATAATCATACTTCATTCGATAATAGGATTCTCATTCATAAATCAAAAGCTCAAGTgcaattttcatcttttctacTCCATCCTTAACAATAACTATCATCTAATGTGATGTAATAGTCAATCTTATTTTAATAACCTAAGCTAAATGGtaaaagaaatactgattttGTCTTGCAGTGAGGCTCAAACAAAGACTAGATGGCACAATTTTCTGagttatacatataaataatggTTCCGTTATTCCTAATTACCTGAATTTGTTAGTATCTGTTGAACAGGAGTCACACCTGCAGGGAGTGCCAAGGTAGCAGCTGTAGCAGCAgcgctctggaaaaaaaaaaaaaaaaaaaccaaggagaaaaaatcaaaaccacatacatacataacagTACCTCAGTTTATCTCTGGCATATTTTAATAGTATTCGAACTATTATTTAGTATATACTAAAACGAAAAGTCTTAAAAAGActaaattccattttataaaatgatacaatAAAGACCACCTAGCCTAAAATGCATTATGTAAGTACTTCAAACAATTAAGTAGAATATAATTGGGGTGTTTTTTCCCCTGGAGAATGTGCTCTAAGGAAATCTCCCCCCTACTAACAATGctgtacaatatataaaatatccattctGGTATTTCTTTTCCTAACTCTATTTCCTTACTCCCAACTCCCTGTGGtcaagtacagttgaccctttaaTATTGCAGGGGCTAAGGGGACCAACTCCTCACACAAGTGAAAATCCACATGTAATTTTTGACTTCCCAAAAGCTCaatagcctactgctgaccaCACATGTTATATTACTATATTCTACAATatagctagaggaaagaaaatatataccacatttaatgaaaataaccatatttatcgaaaaaatctgcatataaatggATCCATACAGTTCAAACCCAAATTGTTCAAGGTCAACTTCATTTACTTgaagcaaaatattaaatatcttcattttagaaatcttaatatttttagtttatactagactcaataaatctttaaagaagaccTTGTATCAGAATCAGAAGGCTGAGCTTGTAGAGCGAGGAATTCTTCTACGATGCCTTAAGATACAATACTGGCTATATATCTAGATGAAACATCtattaataatagttttattaacacaaaaaataccttaaaatcttaagaaaagtcACCAActttaatttctacattttaaaatggaggCAGTATCTgacatttaagttaaaaataatatacatgggTGTACTGTGAATCTCTTTAAATCCAGgatacatttttcatttactgCTTCTGAAGACTCCTCCTCTCAGCTTTCCTCCAAGAGAATTATACCACAtcttactggttttttttttttttattctatatttaaagtatttcCATGCATCTCACTGTAACTATCTGTACAGGTAATTTATCCCCCTCTTCCTTCAATCTTTTTAAAGGTACCCAGCCTTCACATACCAatctaatatatacatttttagaaacaCCTCTAATTGATaggttctgaaaaataaatataactgcaGTTAGAAGATGCCAGAGAAGTCAACAAAACTCAGAAAATTATACTCAATTAGGTTCATGATACTACTACCTAGTCTAGACTCtacatatacctttttttttttatttttattgatttatgatagtcactgagagagagagagagaggcagagacacaggcagagggagaagcaggctccatgcaccgggagcctgacgtgggattcgatcccgggtctccaggatcgcgccctgggccaaaggcaggcgccaaaccgctgcgccacccagggatccctctacatATACCTTTGTAAGAAAATGTGCTTCTTGTTGCCATTTGATAAGTCTAACTATCAAATCATGTAGTTTCTACACCTAAGGCCTAAATTCCCACAATGTCCCCAGCTATAGCTCCATCAGGTTCTCTTCATGAAATGCAGGTCCtgcattcatttaaataaatcttgCCTGTATAGGCAAATGAAAGGTAATCTAAGGAACACATTAACAACCACTTACTACTGAGAAATACTATTCAGAAATATTAAGGGCCtgtaattcatattttataagatTAATAGATCTTCCTCTACTGGCAAAATGACAATTGTAGTTTCTACACAGCATAGACAACACAATAACCACCTGCACACCTCTGTACATCCAAACTcctatcaataaatatttgttgagtgaccTACTACACAAACCACCTTTTATTAATACCTACTGaaaatttcttcttgtattttatGAAATAGCCCTAAAATGACTAATGCATTAGAGTATTTCATAAAGAGAATCTGCAAATTTTGTTTGCCATAAGGTCCTATTTTATAGGTTCCCCAAAACAGCTTTCAACCTAATATATTATCACTAtcctacatttttattaaattatgtaaCTTTTCAACATGTTCATTTCCAAAGCAtggattgctttttaaaaaatcaaaactgggGATGagtggatggctcagcggttgagtgtctgcctttagctcagggcatgatcccagagtccctgggtcAAGTCCGGTatagggctccccatggggagcctgcttcttcctctgcctgtgtgtctctgcctctcactgtgtctctcctgaatgaataaaatttttagaaaaaaataagttggtcagagaaagataaataccatgtgatctcactcacatgtggaatttaaaaaagaagggggaaaaggaaagggggggaagaaaaaggaagggggggaagtaaaaaggagagggaaacaagagcctcttaacaatagagaacaaactgagggttgatggaggaatTTGAACAgggaatgggctagatgggtggtgggtattaaggagggcaattGTTATGacaagcactgggtgtcatattaAGTGAggaatcattgaattctactccagaaaccaattattattccactgtatgtcaactacctaaaatttaaattaaaaaaaaaaaaaaaaggaaaaggaaatcaatCAAATGGTTATCTTTGAATCAGGAATAATaatgcaaacaaaaaccaaaaaaaattttattaaaaaaaattttttttttttgtaaagagccTATAGTGATTGTATTTCAGAACATATAAAGTACATGGGGCAAACACTGAAAACATccattaaaattctaaaatacagggatccctgggtggcgcagcggtttagcgcctgcctttggcccggggcatgatcctggagaccgggatcgaatcccacgtcgggctcccggtgcatggagcctgcttctccctctgcctatgtctctgcttctctctctctctgtgtgactatcataaataaataaaaattttttaaaaaatttaaaaaaaataaaaataaaaataaaaataaaaaataaaattctaaaatacacataaatgctAACATCTTTACTGAGTGATATTTCTGACCTAGAATCTGTTTAAATATATGCTCTTTAGAATCAAGGAGACCTAACAAACAAGGAAGAGATGGGCCACTGATTTTGCCCTTGTGTCTTTAAAGAGAATTTTctctcaaacatttaaaattcttagtaATCAAATGGGCCTACTGCAAGTGATTCTacaaaattttctgttttaaaaggacaaaagtcaggatgcctggctcagtggccaactcttaatttcagttcaggtcaggatctcagggtcctgggatcaagccccttatctggctctgtactcagccgggagtctgctcccattccctctgcccctccacctagGTGTGCAcactccttctctccttttctcttggataaataaatcttaaaaagtaaagtaaagtaaaaagtaaagtaaaaagtaaagttaagtaaaaagtaaagtaaagtaaagtaaaataaaataaaataaaataaaataaaataaaataaaataaaataaaataaaataaaacaaaataaaacgaCATAAGTTATTCCCTAGGAAATATCTCAAAGTACCAACTGCAATACAGATCCTATAGTGagactttcatttttaaggatggagataaaaagaaatttggggcCTTAAACTTGAAATGGAATTTTCTGAATGATAAAAATTCTTGTGATTCCATGATGGACtggaattttctgatttttaagaagAACCAATTCTGGCAATTTGAATTACAAGTACAAAATAGATATCCTCGattcttttgtaaatttaaaaactccaATTTCTGTCATGTAGAAATTTGTAATTCTGTCAAGCTATGAATTTGTAAGGCTGGTATATTTAAAAAGGAGTCGGTTGTCTAGTGGATGAGCCATGTTTTGTATCTGACTTATCAATCACAGATGAGCTTTGAGGTCAACTACTCATTACTCACCaaacagaaatcattttttaaaatactgctttttcagggcacctggttaTTCTGTGCAGTCTGCTGAAGAATCTCTTTCCCGCCCCTGCCACCCCTACTCTCTCTCCAcccacatgtgttctctctcaaataaataaatctttataaaatacacacacacacacacacacacacaatctaaaaaaaaaaaattcattgctaGCACTAGgctaagagattttttaaaaatgattcttgcTTTTAAATAAGAGATTCGGTTGAatttaagaatggaaaaaaaaaaaaaaagaatgaaatgtcaGAGCTGAGACTCCACTAACAATCTCTTATCTtgtaaacagaacaaagaaaagccATTTATGAGAAAGTGCTGGAATAACTCTTctaataagactttattttaatgtcttattcaaaaaaaaactttatagggtgcctaggtggct
Encoded here:
- the GTF2A1 gene encoding transcription initiation factor IIA subunit 1 isoform X3, whose translation is MELKTLWENKLMQSRAVDGFHSEEQQLLLQVQQQHQPQQQQHHHHHHHQQTQPQQTVPQQAQTQQVLIPASQQAAAPQVIVPDSKLIQHMNASNMSAAATAATLALPAGVTPVQQILTNSGQLLQVVRAANGAQYIFQPQQSVVLQQQVIPQMQPGGVQAPVIQQVLAPLPGGISPQTGVIIQPQQILFTGNKTQVIPTTVAAPTPAQAQITATGQQQPQTQPAQPQAPLVLQVDGTGDTSSEEDEDEEEDYDDEEEEDKEKDGAEDGQVEEEPLNSEDDVSDEEGQELFDTENVVVCQYDKIHRSKNKWKFHLKDGIMNLNGRDYIFSKAIGDAEW